One segment of Chryseobacterium turcicum DNA contains the following:
- the rpmJ gene encoding 50S ribosomal protein L36, giving the protein MKVRASIKKRSADCKIVRRKGVLFVINKKNPKFKQRQG; this is encoded by the coding sequence ATGAAAGTTAGAGCATCAATTAAAAAAAGAAGTGCTGATTGCAAAATTGTACGCAGAAAAGGTGTACTATTTGTAATCAACAAGAAAAACCCCAAATTTAAACAAAGACAAGGCTAA
- the rpsM gene encoding 30S ribosomal protein S13, translated as MARISGIDLPKNKRGVIGLTYIYGVGRSTSSEILKAAGISEDKKVNEWNDDELAAIRTYISENIKVEGELRSEVQLNIKRLMDIGCQRGIRHRLGLPLRGQRTKNNSRTRKGKRKTVANKKKASK; from the coding sequence ATGGCGAGAATTTCAGGTATTGATTTACCAAAAAACAAAAGAGGTGTTATCGGTTTAACTTATATTTATGGAGTTGGAAGAAGTACTTCTTCTGAAATCCTTAAGGCTGCCGGTATCAGCGAAGACAAGAAAGTCAACGAATGGAATGACGATGAATTGGCTGCAATCAGAACGTATATCTCAGAAAACATTAAAGTGGAGGGAGAGCTTAGATCTGAAGTGCAATTGAACATTAAGCGATTAATGGACATAGGATGCCAACGAGGAATACGTCACAGACTAGGACTACCTTTAAGAGGCCAGAGAACGAAAAACAACTCGAGAACCCGTAAAGGAAAGAGAAAAACAGTTGCTAACAAGAAAAAAGCAAGTAAATAA
- the infA gene encoding translation initiation factor IF-1, giving the protein MAKQKHIEQDGVITEALSNAQFRVELENGHVLIAHISGKMRMHYIKLLPGDKVKLEMSPYDLTKGRITFRY; this is encoded by the coding sequence ATGGCAAAACAAAAACATATTGAACAGGATGGCGTTATAACGGAAGCACTTTCGAACGCTCAGTTCCGCGTAGAACTAGAAAATGGGCATGTACTTATTGCTCATATCTCTGGTAAAATGCGTATGCATTATATTAAACTATTACCTGGTGATAAGGTAAAATTAGAAATGTCTCCTTACGATCTTACGAAGGGGAGAATTACATTTAGATATTAA
- the rpsK gene encoding 30S ribosomal protein S11 produces MAKQTKVVKKRKVKVEAIGEAHIQASFNNIIISLTNKSGEVISWASAGKMGFRGSKKNTPFAAQMAAENCSTVAHEAGLRRVKVYVKGPGAGRESAIRTIHNSGIEVSEIIDVTPMPHNGCRPPKRRRV; encoded by the coding sequence ATGGCAAAACAAACTAAAGTAGTTAAAAAAAGAAAAGTAAAAGTTGAGGCTATTGGTGAAGCGCATATTCAAGCTTCTTTCAATAACATCATCATTTCTTTAACAAATAAAAGCGGAGAGGTTATCTCTTGGGCATCTGCCGGTAAAATGGGGTTCAGAGGTTCTAAAAAGAACACTCCTTTTGCTGCTCAAATGGCAGCAGAAAATTGCTCTACTGTAGCTCACGAAGCGGGTCTTAGAAGAGTAAAGGTGTATGTGAAAGGTCCTGGTGCAGGTAGAGAGTCTGCTATCAGAACAATTCACAATTCAGGTATCGAAGTTAGCGAAATTATTGACGTTACTCCAATGCCACACAATGGATGTAGACCACCGAAAAGAAGAAGAGTTTAA